The Thiorhodovibrio litoralis genome includes a window with the following:
- a CDS encoding 3'-5' exonuclease, whose amino-acid sequence MKNDVLLEARRRWTIYNLPFGPLRDCYSHPLPRANLDYRDTDYLALDLETTGLFPVKDQILSFGWVPIDGNRIRLEGARHRLVRAAQPISADSAVIHQITDDQAAEGEPLKDVLADCLRALGGRVLVAHHARIELGFLAAACRQLFGQEPLLRVVDTLALARRSLERRQQAYRPADVRLHALAEHYNLPQLAAHNALSDALNTAQVFLAQSAYLDTGKPLLLRDLLT is encoded by the coding sequence ATGAAAAACGACGTCCTGCTCGAAGCCCGCCGCCGTTGGACCATCTACAATCTGCCGTTCGGCCCGCTGCGCGACTGTTACTCCCACCCGCTGCCGCGCGCGAATCTGGACTACCGCGACACAGATTATCTGGCGCTCGATCTGGAAACCACCGGGCTCTTTCCGGTAAAGGATCAGATTTTGAGCTTCGGCTGGGTTCCGATCGACGGCAACCGCATCCGCCTTGAGGGCGCGCGGCACCGCCTGGTGCGCGCCGCACAGCCCATCTCTGCCGACAGCGCGGTGATTCATCAGATCACAGACGACCAGGCCGCCGAGGGCGAGCCGCTGAAGGATGTGCTGGCCGATTGTTTGCGCGCCCTTGGCGGACGGGTGTTGGTAGCGCATCATGCGCGCATCGAACTTGGCTTTCTCGCCGCCGCTTGCCGCCAACTATTTGGCCAGGAGCCGCTGCTGCGCGTGGTGGACACCCTGGCCCTGGCTCGACGTAGCCTGGAGCGTCGCCAGCAAGCCTACCGGCCGGCCGATGTGCGCCTGCATGCGCTCGCCGAGCATTACAATCTGCCGCAGTTGGCCGCCCACAACGCACTTTCAGACGCGCTCAACACCGCGCAGGTGTTCCTTGCCCAGAGCGCTTACCTGGATACGGGCAAGCCCTTGTT